The nucleotide window CCGTCTTTTCCCGGTCCTCCACGCCATTGTCAGCACCCCTTCCCTTCATGCCGTCTGTACGCGGAGAAATACGGGCCGGGAAACTCTTCTTGACATCGGGCGGCACATCGTTATGATGATGGCTCCGGCATATTGAGGCGCCAATCCATCATGGAAACTAAAAAACAAACAAAGATCAACTCCAAACTGCCCCTCACACAGTGGAGAATTTTCGATCAACACAGACAGGAAAAGAACCTTCTCGCCCGCGAACTTGACCTGCATCCCCTGCTCTCCCGAATTCTGGTCAACAGAGACATCACCACCATCGAAGAGGCCAGGAAATTCCTTCGTCCGGCCCTTGGGGATCTGCATAACCCCTTTTTGATGAAGGACATGAAAAAAGGGGTCCGGCGTCTCATCAAAGCCATGCACCAGGGACAGAAAATCATGGTTTACGGTGACTATGACGCCGATGGGATCACCTCGGTGGTATTGCTGGTCAAGTTTCTCCGAAATATCGGTCAGGAGGTGGATTACTATATTCCAGGACGGGTGGACGAGGGGTATGGGCTGAATCAAAGCGCCATCGACCGGATGCGGGACGACGGGGTAAACCTGATCGTCACGGTGGACTGCGGCATCTCTGAAAACGATCATATCGCCTATGCGAAAACCAAGGGGATCGACACGATCATTCTCGATCATCACGAAATACCGGATTCCCTTCCCCCTGCCACGGCAACGATCAACCCCAAACAGGCGGACTGCCAGTTCCCCTTCAAACATCTTTCCGCCGTCGGGATCGTTTTCAATTTTCTTATTGCCCTGCGGGGAGAGCTGCGCAAGGAAGGTTTCTGGAGCAGCCGGCCCTATCCAAATCTGAAGGAGTACCTCGACATCGTCGCCCTGGGAACAATCGGCGATATTTCCCCCCTGACCGATGAAAATCGGATTTTCGCAAAATTCGGACTGGATCTGATGACGGAAACACCGAGGATCGGCATTCAGGCCCTGAAAAGGGTCTGCGGACTGGACAACCAGGTCATTGATTCGGGAAAAGCGTCGTTCACCCTGATTCCGCGCATCAACGCGGCCGGGCGGGTCGCCTCGGCGAGCGACGCCGTGCAGTTGCTCCTCACGGAAGACATGACCGAAGCCAGGGAGATTGCCCAGAAGCTCGACGGGTTCAACCAGAAAAGACGATCGATGGAGAAGGACATTTTCGAAGAAATCATTGGAATGGTGAACGCGCGAAGCGAGGCGGACCCAAAAAACTCCATCGTTTTCGCATCGGAAAAATGGCATCCCGGGGTGATCGGTATCGTCGCTTCGAAACTGGTGGACCGGTTCTGCCGGCCCGCTATCGTAATCAGCCTGAGGGACGGCATCGGCAAGGGGTCAGGGCGAAGCATCTCCCATTTCAACATTTACCGGGGACTCAAGAAATGCGAGGCCTTTTTGTTGTCCTATGGAGGCCATCGTTTCGCCGCAGGCATTTCCATCCGCGAAGAGGATGTGGACGATTTTGGACGGACCTTCGATGAGATCATCCGCGTGGAAATGGACGAGGCGGAGTTCGTTTCGGAAACCCTGATCGACAGCCAATGCGACCTGTCGGACGTCGATCATGATTTTTTGCAGGAGCTGGACCAACTCGCCCCCTACGGCAGCAGGAACCCGGAACCGATCCTGTGCGTTCGCAACGCCTCAATCAGCGACCCCACCGTGGTCGGGAACAACCATCTGCGGATGCGCATCAACAAAAACGGCACAACACGAAACTCCATATGGTTCAGCAAGGGGCACCTGATACCGAATCTGACAGACCAGCCCCTCGATATTGCCTTCACACCGCAGATCAGTCACTGGCACGGAACAGCCAACATCCAGCTGAAGCTCGTCGATGTTTGCATGCCCGGAGGGGCGGTCGCACCTCAATAGAGAGGCCCGTTCGCCCATTGCGGGTTCACAGACCATACCCGGAGATTTTTTTAACACGAACAACTGAATACATCACGGAGGGGCCTCTATGGCTGAAAAGCGGGGGGCATTTCTCCGTCCTTCCTTGTTTCATCGAGAATAACCACGGTTTGGGCCAGTTTGTCGTGAAATCCCTGTTTTTTCCGGTCGAAGGCGATCCAGATGAAACCGAGATAGAGCGGGAGGGAAGAAAGGAAGTAGCCGATCCAGCGGAGGAAGGCTGTCCCGAAGGTCAGGGATTCCCCGCTGTCACGGATGACCCTGAGACCAAAAATCATCTTCCCCGGGGTCTTTCCGACAAGACCGATAAAATAGGTAAAATACACCATGGACATAAACA belongs to Deltaproteobacteria bacterium and includes:
- the recJ gene encoding single-stranded-DNA-specific exonuclease RecJ — translated: METKKQTKINSKLPLTQWRIFDQHRQEKNLLARELDLHPLLSRILVNRDITTIEEARKFLRPALGDLHNPFLMKDMKKGVRRLIKAMHQGQKIMVYGDYDADGITSVVLLVKFLRNIGQEVDYYIPGRVDEGYGLNQSAIDRMRDDGVNLIVTVDCGISENDHIAYAKTKGIDTIILDHHEIPDSLPPATATINPKQADCQFPFKHLSAVGIVFNFLIALRGELRKEGFWSSRPYPNLKEYLDIVALGTIGDISPLTDENRIFAKFGLDLMTETPRIGIQALKRVCGLDNQVIDSGKASFTLIPRINAAGRVASASDAVQLLLTEDMTEAREIAQKLDGFNQKRRSMEKDIFEEIIGMVNARSEADPKNSIVFASEKWHPGVIGIVASKLVDRFCRPAIVISLRDGIGKGSGRSISHFNIYRGLKKCEAFLLSYGGHRFAAGISIREEDVDDFGRTFDEIIRVEMDEAEFVSETLIDSQCDLSDVDHDFLQELDQLAPYGSRNPEPILCVRNASISDPTVVGNNHLRMRINKNGTTRNSIWFSKGHLIPNLTDQPLDIAFTPQISHWHGTANIQLKLVDVCMPGGAVAPQ
- a CDS encoding RDD family protein, whose protein sequence is MTTRIYGGFYRRFFAFTLDNVIIYILSFVVLLIGTSVLGTTSAHQAFRSAGGGLLAAAFRFALLFNLLHLFMSMVYFTYFIGLVGKTPGKMIFGLRVIRDSGESLTFGTAFLRWIGYFLSSLPLYLGFIWIAFDRKKQGFHDKLAQTVVILDETRKDGEMPPAFQP